The Winogradskyella schleiferi genome contains the following window.
AGCCGTTTATTGAAGTCCTATCCGTATTTTAAAACGCTACATGATGAAACGCAAAAAGTCGATACTATCTAAAATACCGACTTCAACTAACTAATTCGAGATTTAACTAACTCAATCTTTTGCATTACAAAGATGCTTATATTCTGTGAGTTGAATGTTATGTTACTATTAGGAAAGTATTAAATATCGATTAATTAGCCTGTAAGGCAGTATCTCCAACAACAAATTTTAGCTTATTGATTTTATGTAGCACTTTGGTGGCTTTATACTCAGAAAAATCGCTTAATGCATGATCGGTTTGTCTTAAATTATAAGCCTCTTCAATAAGCTGCTTATATTTTTTATTTAGCTTTTTCTTTTTATTTAGAAGTCGATTCAAATTAGCCACAACGGAATGTGTTATTAGTTACTCGTTGAAAGTTAGTAATTTATATCTAAAAAGAATGTTAAAGCCTAAAAAAATATTTTAACTTTTTCTAGTCTTGCAAAGCAAATACCTTCCTCAATAAATCCGTAGTTCGAGAAGACACTTTGTTTCTTATTTCTATTTCTTCAACAGCAATCATGGTGTAAACACCTTTTAAAGCTTCGCCAGTGACATAATCCGTTAGATCTGGATTCACGTTATTGGTTAAAGGCAAATTATTGTATTTGGTAATAAGATTCGTCCAAATTTGGTCAGCACCCACTTTACTAAATGAATTGTTGATTACTGGTTTGAATTTATCGTAAAGTGCCGTTTGTGTTTTGGATGTTAAATAAGAGGTTGCTGCAGTATCATCGCCAAGCAATATATTTTTAGCATCATCAAAAGTGATGCCTTTCACAGCATTTACAAAAATAGGTGTCGCTTCTGATACGGCATCCTCTGCAGCTCTATTCAGTACTTTTAAGCCTTCGTCAGCTAAACTGCTTAAGCCTATTTTTCGCAACGTTTCATCGACTTTCTTTAATTCATCTGGTAAAACGATTTTAACTAATTCATTCTTAAAAAAGCCATCTTCAGCAGTTAACTTAGTCACTTGTTTGTCAATGCCTAAATCTAAGGCTTGTCGCAATCCGGCAGCAATATCAGCATTGCCCAACACGTCTCCCGTACCTTCAGGTAACGAATCAACTACCTGTTGTAATTCTGCACAAGCTGTTAAATTGAAAATAATAAGTAAAGCAAAGATTTTCTTAATCATGATTTGTTTTTTATAATTTGAGCAAAGATAATTTATTATATATGCAAAGGTTTCAATATTTATGCTGTTTCTAAATTTGAAAACCTATTTAAGCGTTTCTGTTAGACATTAGACCTAATTAAAATAATAAGTCACATTATCAGGAAAAAATAACTGTTTTATTATTAAACACCATAACTTTTCTATTAGCATGAAGTTTAATGGCATTAGATAGTACAATTTTCTCTAAATCACGTCCTTTGGCAATTAAGTCTTTAATAGAATGTGAATGAGAAACATGAGTAACACCTTGCTCAATGATTGGTCCTGCATCCAATTCTTCTGTAATATAATGACTTGTGGCGCCTATAATTTTTACGCCTCGTTTGTAAGCTGAATGATAAGGTTTAGCACCTACAAAAGCAGGCAAGAATGAATGATGGATGTTAATGATTTTGTTCGGGTACTTATCGATTAAAGTTCCAGACACAATTTGCATGTACCTTGCCAATACTATAAAATCAATTTGATGTTTTTCTAATAGTTCTAATTGCTTCTGCTCAGCTTCATGTTTTGTGGTTTTTGTCACTGGAACATGAAAAAATGGAATTTTAAAACTTTCTGCGATAGGTTTTAAATCGAGATGATTGCTTAAAATGAAAGGAATTTCAAGAAACAATTCTCCCGAATTATAACGACTTAAAATATCGTACAAACAATGGTCATATTTGGAAATAAACAATGCCATTCTTGGTTTCTTATCGGCTGCATACATACGCCATTTAAGCTTAAATTTTTCCGCCAACGAATTTTTAAATAGGGCTTTAAATTTATCAATAGAAAATACGTTTGAAGTAAATTCACATTCCAAACGCATAAAAAAGATGTTTTGTTCTCTATCGACATGCTGATCTATATATACAATGTTTCCGTCGTTGGAAGCCATAAAACTAGTAACTGAAGCAATAATATTTGGTTGATCTTCACAGTGAATAAGTAGCGTTATTTTTTGCATAAAATTGACATTGAATGAATTGTTAAAAGTAATTAAAATTGTAAGCTATTCGCCCTTTCTTAAAGATTTAGATAATTAATGATTATTGCTTTAAATTTTTGAATATTCCTTAAATTTGCCATTCAAATTAGTAATTTTTTTACGAATGAAACAAGCTACACCTTATAAACCAAAACATAAAGTACGTATAGTAACTGCAGCATCCCTATTTGATGGACACGACGCGGCAATTAATATTATGCGTCGCATTATTCAATCAACAGGTGTTGAAGTGATTCATTTAGGCCATGATAGAAGTGTAGAGGAGGTTGTAAATACTGCCATTCAAGAAGATGCGAATGCTATTGCCTTGACCTCTTATCAAGGTGGTCACAATGAGTATTTTAAATATATGTACGATTTGTTAAAGGAAAAAGGAGCAGGTCATATCAAAATCTTTGGAGGTGGCGGAGGCGTTATTCTTCCTGAAGAAATCAAAGAATTAATGGATTATGGGATTACCAGAATCTATTCGCCAGATGACGGAAGAGCACTAGGTTTACAAGGCATGATTAATGATTTGGTGGAGCAGAGTGATACTAGCCCATCCCTAACCCTTCCAAAAGGGAAGGGAATAAGTACTGAATTAAAAGAAAAAGACGTAAATACAATAGCACGTTTAATAACAGTTGCTGAAAACGAACCCGAAAAATTCAGCACTATATTAAATGCGAATGCTGAGAGATTTTCCTCTTTGGGGAAAACGGGAAAAGGGACTCCAGTTCTCGGAATCACAGGAACAGGAGGTTCCGGTAAATCATCCTTGGTAGATGAATTGGTACGTCGCTTCTTAATTGATTTTCCCGAAAAATCGGTTGGCTTGGTTTCTGTAGATCCTTCCAAACGAAAAACGGGTGGTGCACTTTTAGGAGATAGAATTCGTATGAATGCCATTAATTCGCCAAGAGTTTATATGCGAAGTTTGGCAACACGTCAATCTAACCTTGCATTGTCTAAATATGTAAATGAAGCTGTTGAGGTTTTAAAAGCGGCTGAATATGATTTGATCATTCTTGAAACCTCAGGAATCGGACAATCAGATACCGAAATTATAGAACATTCTGATGTGTCTTTATACGTCATGACTCCAGAATTTGGAGCGGCTACACAGCTTGAAAAAATTGATATGCTCGATTTTGCAGATTTAGTAGCCATAAACAAATTTGATAAACGTGGTTCTTTAGATGCGCTTCGAGATGTGAAAAAGCAATACATGCGCAATAATAATCTTTGGGATATTCCTCAAGATGAGTTACCAGTTTATGGCACCATTGCCTCGCAATTCAACGATCCAGGAATGAATACGCTTTATAAGGCCGTTATGGACAAACTGGTTGAAAAAGCGGATGCAGAATTAAAATCGACTTTTGAAATTTCTAAGGAAATGAGTGAGAAGATTTTTGTGATTCCACCGTCAAGAACACGATACTTGTCAGAAATCGCAGAAAATAATAGAGGTTATGATAAAACGGCCAACGAACAGGTAGAAGTTGCTCAGAAACTATATGGAATTTATAAAACGATATGTTCGGTTGGAAATGTCACTTTAAATTCCGTCGAAAAGTCTTTCATTGGAAAATTAGGTTTAGATGAAGATGAGATTCTTCGACAAGCTCAGAATGACAAAGGTAATGTCATTCCGACAGAAGGAAGTGCGACTGACAAGGAATCTCAATATCAGTTGTTGAATCTTTTGATTAAAGAATTCGACCGTGTAAAACTAAATCTTGATCCTTACAATTGGGAAGTTATAACAGGTTGGGACGACAAAGTAAATCGATATAAAGATCCTGTTTATGCGTTTAAAGTCAGAGATAAAGAAATTAAAATTGAAACCCACACCGAATCGCTTTCACATACGCAAATCCCAAAAGTAGCCTTGCCAAAATATCAGGCTTGGGGAGATATTTTAAGATGGTG
Protein-coding sequences here:
- a CDS encoding methylmalonyl-CoA mutase family protein: MKQATPYKPKHKVRIVTAASLFDGHDAAINIMRRIIQSTGVEVIHLGHDRSVEEVVNTAIQEDANAIALTSYQGGHNEYFKYMYDLLKEKGAGHIKIFGGGGGVILPEEIKELMDYGITRIYSPDDGRALGLQGMINDLVEQSDTSPSLTLPKGKGISTELKEKDVNTIARLITVAENEPEKFSTILNANAERFSSLGKTGKGTPVLGITGTGGSGKSSLVDELVRRFLIDFPEKSVGLVSVDPSKRKTGGALLGDRIRMNAINSPRVYMRSLATRQSNLALSKYVNEAVEVLKAAEYDLIILETSGIGQSDTEIIEHSDVSLYVMTPEFGAATQLEKIDMLDFADLVAINKFDKRGSLDALRDVKKQYMRNNNLWDIPQDELPVYGTIASQFNDPGMNTLYKAVMDKLVEKADAELKSTFEISKEMSEKIFVIPPSRTRYLSEIAENNRGYDKTANEQVEVAQKLYGIYKTICSVGNVTLNSVEKSFIGKLGLDEDEILRQAQNDKGNVIPTEGSATDKESQYQLLNLLIKEFDRVKLNLDPYNWEVITGWDDKVNRYKDPVYAFKVRDKEIKIETHTESLSHTQIPKVALPKYQAWGDILRWCLQENVPGEFPYTAGLYPFKRTGEDPARMFAGEGGPERTNRRFHYVSAGLPAKRLSTAFDSVTLYGNDPDLRPDIYGKIGNAGVSICCLDDAKKLYSGFDLANVMTSVSMTINGPAPMLLGFFMNAAIDQQCEIYIKENGLEKEVEKKIEAIYKDNERPKYNGKLPEGNDGLGLMLLGVTGDQVLPSDVYAEIKKNTIAQVRGTVQADILKEDQAQNTCIFSTEFALRLMGDVQEYFIENNVRNFYSVSISGYHIAEAGANPITQLALTLSNGFTYVEYYLSRGMDINKFGPNLSFFFSNGIDPEYAVIGRVARKIWSKAMKHKYGANPRAQMLKYHIQTSGRSLHAQEIDFNDIRTTLQALYAIYDNCNSLHTNAYDEAITTPTEESVRRAMAIQLIINKELGLAKNENPIQGAFIIEELTDLVEEAVLLEFDRITERGGVLGAMETMYQRSKIQEESLYYETLKHNGQFPIIGVNTFLSSKGSPAVQPAEVIRATEDEKQFQIKTLEHLHNAHDTEELLKNLQSKAINNENIFEALMEVCKVCSLGQITSALFEVGGQYRRNM
- a CDS encoding Lacal_2735 family protein yields the protein MANLNRLLNKKKKLNKKYKQLIEEAYNLRQTDHALSDFSEYKATKVLHKINKLKFVVGDTALQAN
- the purU gene encoding formyltetrahydrofolate deformylase is translated as MQKITLLIHCEDQPNIIASVTSFMASNDGNIVYIDQHVDREQNIFFMRLECEFTSNVFSIDKFKALFKNSLAEKFKLKWRMYAADKKPRMALFISKYDHCLYDILSRYNSGELFLEIPFILSNHLDLKPIAESFKIPFFHVPVTKTTKHEAEQKQLELLEKHQIDFIVLARYMQIVSGTLIDKYPNKIINIHHSFLPAFVGAKPYHSAYKRGVKIIGATSHYITEELDAGPIIEQGVTHVSHSHSIKDLIAKGRDLEKIVLSNAIKLHANRKVMVFNNKTVIFS
- a CDS encoding DUF4197 domain-containing protein produces the protein MIKKIFALLIIFNLTACAELQQVVDSLPEGTGDVLGNADIAAGLRQALDLGIDKQVTKLTAEDGFFKNELVKIVLPDELKKVDETLRKIGLSSLADEGLKVLNRAAEDAVSEATPIFVNAVKGITFDDAKNILLGDDTAATSYLTSKTQTALYDKFKPVINNSFSKVGADQIWTNLITKYNNLPLTNNVNPDLTDYVTGEALKGVYTMIAVEEIEIRNKVSSRTTDLLRKVFALQD